One window of the Wolbachia endosymbiont of Encarsia formosa genome contains the following:
- the ychF gene encoding redox-regulated ATPase YchF, whose product MSFNCGIVGLPNIGKSTLFNALTESSAAEAENYPFCTIEPNVGKVPIRDQRLKQIAAIAGSEKVIYNQLEVVDIAGLVKGASKGEGLGNKFLSHIREVDAIVHLLRCFTDNDISHVHSAIDPILDAEVVEMELILADIDSIEKRLPQLEKKAKQGGKELNEQLELMQEVLATLKLGKPARSLEHIDKDEMKLLQLLTTKPVMYVCNVEDTNVITGNELSKRVEKMAEENKSKFYCISAKLEADIANLDIEEEKQSFLSEFGLQESGLDVVARIMYEVLSMITFFTVGPKEARAWPIKTGSTADKAAGVIHTDFEKGFIKAETISFADYVKYGSESACKDAGKTRFEGRDYIVQDGDIMHFRFNL is encoded by the coding sequence ATGAGCTTTAATTGTGGCATAGTTGGACTGCCAAACATAGGAAAATCAACTTTATTTAATGCACTTACAGAGTCAAGTGCAGCCGAAGCTGAAAACTATCCTTTCTGTACAATAGAGCCAAATGTTGGCAAAGTACCAATTAGAGATCAGCGTTTGAAACAAATTGCCGCAATTGCCGGTTCAGAGAAGGTAATCTACAACCAATTAGAAGTTGTAGATATTGCAGGTCTGGTAAAGGGTGCAAGCAAAGGTGAAGGGCTCGGAAATAAATTTCTGAGTCACATCAGAGAAGTTGACGCTATTGTTCATCTGCTCAGGTGTTTTACGGATAACGATATCAGTCACGTACACAGCGCTATAGATCCAATATTAGACGCTGAAGTAGTAGAAATGGAATTAATTCTAGCTGATATTGATAGCATAGAAAAAAGGCTTCCACAACTTGAAAAAAAAGCAAAGCAAGGTGGTAAAGAGCTAAATGAACAACTTGAGTTGATGCAAGAAGTTTTAGCTACTTTAAAACTTGGCAAGCCTGCAAGAAGTTTAGAGCATATTGATAAAGATGAAATGAAGTTGCTTCAATTGCTAACAACAAAGCCTGTTATGTACGTCTGTAATGTTGAAGATACAAATGTTATAACTGGTAATGAACTATCTAAAAGGGTGGAAAAAATGGCGGAAGAAAATAAAAGCAAATTTTATTGCATTTCAGCAAAACTTGAAGCAGACATTGCAAATCTTGATATTGAAGAGGAAAAACAGAGTTTTTTATCAGAATTTGGCTTACAAGAATCAGGACTTGATGTAGTAGCGCGTATTATGTATGAAGTGCTAAGTATGATAACTTTTTTTACTGTGGGCCCAAAAGAAGCACGGGCATGGCCAATAAAGACAGGATCAACAGCTGATAAAGCTGCAGGTGTAATTCACACTGATTTTGAAAAAGGCTTCATAAAAGCAGAAACGATAAGCTTTGCAGATTATGTGAAATATGGAAGCGAATCAGCCTGCAAAGATGCAGGCAAAACTCGCTTTGAAGGCAGAGACTATATAGTGCAAGATGGTGATATAATGCACTTTAGGTTTAATCTGTAA